The Lacipirellula parvula genome window below encodes:
- a CDS encoding prepilin-type N-terminal cleavage/methylation domain-containing protein: MKNQCGMSNGKWGMEPERLRAERALPIQHSAFSIGTGPIRTGLTLVELLITMAIMAIIAAAILGTAAAAIEGAREKRTQTLITKIHTLILERYNSYETRRVEVKAKIISDIDAWVASFVAGSSNPQQAMKEASKARGEMIADARLLGIRELMKKEMPDRVEDILYVPQILAQPPQLAFAYDRRRLQLPATAGLSQAECLYLVVMNATGDGEARTLFAKQDIGDTDDDGAPEFIDGWGNPIGWIRWPAGVTSDLQPRNPDGTRPGETDHDPFDLYRRDSPTVVTPNLGYYPASLRSVYEANMRNRMTRATGANMTHQQAYRLVPLIYSGGPDGESKLQLTGAQNGDNIDPYVANQSESYVDGTQSGAPVLDSVQLTKDNITNHLIEY, from the coding sequence ATGAAGAATCAATGCGGAATGTCGAATGGAAAGTGGGGAATGGAGCCAGAGCGGCTGCGCGCTGAGCGTGCGCTCCCCATTCAACATTCCGCATTCTCCATTGGCACGGGCCCCATTCGCACCGGCCTCACGCTCGTTGAGCTCCTGATCACCATGGCGATCATGGCGATCATCGCCGCCGCCATCCTCGGCACCGCCGCAGCGGCGATCGAGGGGGCGCGCGAGAAGCGTACGCAAACGCTGATCACGAAGATCCATACGCTCATCCTCGAACGTTACAACTCGTACGAAACGCGACGGGTCGAGGTGAAGGCCAAAATCATCAGTGATATTGACGCGTGGGTTGCGAGCTTTGTTGCAGGTTCCAGCAACCCTCAGCAAGCGATGAAAGAAGCTTCAAAGGCTCGTGGAGAGATGATTGCGGATGCAAGGCTGCTTGGCATCCGTGAGTTGATGAAAAAAGAAATGCCGGATCGGGTGGAGGACATTCTTTACGTCCCGCAGATTCTCGCTCAACCGCCGCAGTTGGCGTTCGCCTACGATCGGCGTCGGCTTCAGTTGCCGGCTACAGCCGGGCTTTCGCAAGCGGAATGCCTCTATCTTGTAGTAATGAACGCGACTGGCGACGGCGAAGCCCGAACTCTGTTCGCCAAGCAAGACATTGGAGATACGGACGACGACGGGGCTCCCGAATTCATCGATGGATGGGGAAATCCGATTGGCTGGATACGTTGGCCTGCCGGAGTGACGTCTGATTTGCAGCCTCGCAACCCTGACGGCACCCGCCCAGGAGAGACGGACCACGATCCTTTCGATCTCTACCGTCGCGATTCACCAACGGTGGTCACTCCGAATTTGGGTTACTATCCCGCGTCGCTTCGTAGCGTCTACGAGGCCAACATGCGCAACCGGATGACGCGTGCGACGGGGGCTAATATGACGCATCAGCAAGCATATCGATTGGTGCCGTTGATTTACTCTGGTGGTCCGGACGGCGAATCGAAGCTGCAACTCACTGGCGCTCAAAATGGCGATAACATCGATCCCTATGTCGCCAATCAGAGTGAGAGTTACGTCGACGGCACGCAGTCAGGCGCGCCTGTTCTCGACTCGGTGCAGCTCACCAAAGACAACATCACCAACCACCTCATCGAGTACTAA
- a CDS encoding prepilin-type N-terminal cleavage/methylation domain-containing protein: MNRHDQLRTAECGAIAAASPTASARRGLTLIELLVTIVIMVTVLAGALPLLSPNNNSRKIREASRQLTTLLSQAQAQAARDGRPVGVAFRETGTSSPFSGMALEAYMIAQPPAFTGFSEFSRVSVNKPRSNDKLTYGEPTTDNANGNGGTMFDARYRGAGVWELAFTLYGAEDPIPPRMVRNGDVVNAGGNYFLIVDDGGGTEGAHQVDQATGYVMPTNFLLAIWLNQNGQQLAPGALKPFSFARLPVNTSEQPLQFPRGIGIDLEASGATGVGASMPMDFDSGGATTVGIMFSPNGSIEAVYRDGVRREGAEQIFLLLGLFENGNNGSQDPNDYDFSAGASISNDELTQRRTRINWLSADSRWVTINRAGRIITADNNISFDPRLSPYIDDTAPAAQRAKQIGDARQAAKNMTAATGR; this comes from the coding sequence ATGAACCGCCACGACCAACTGCGAACTGCCGAATGCGGAGCGATCGCCGCCGCGTCGCCGACCGCTTCCGCGCGCCGCGGCCTGACGCTGATCGAACTCCTCGTGACGATCGTCATCATGGTGACGGTCCTCGCCGGAGCCCTGCCGCTGCTTTCGCCCAACAACAACTCCCGCAAGATTCGCGAAGCTTCGCGCCAGCTCACCACGCTGTTGTCTCAAGCCCAGGCCCAAGCTGCGCGCGACGGCCGGCCCGTCGGCGTCGCCTTCCGGGAGACCGGAACCAGCTCGCCGTTCAGCGGCATGGCGCTCGAAGCCTACATGATCGCCCAGCCGCCCGCGTTCACGGGTTTCAGTGAGTTTTCTCGCGTCTCCGTGAATAAGCCCCGTTCGAACGACAAGCTGACCTATGGCGAGCCGACGACGGACAACGCCAACGGCAATGGCGGCACGATGTTCGACGCCCGTTACCGCGGAGCGGGGGTTTGGGAATTGGCGTTCACGCTGTACGGCGCCGAGGATCCCATTCCGCCGCGCATGGTTCGCAACGGCGACGTCGTCAACGCCGGCGGGAACTACTTCTTGATCGTCGACGACGGCGGCGGCACCGAGGGGGCTCATCAAGTCGACCAGGCGACCGGTTACGTCATGCCGACGAATTTCTTGCTCGCCATTTGGCTCAACCAAAACGGCCAGCAACTGGCGCCAGGCGCGCTCAAGCCGTTCTCGTTTGCCCGCCTGCCAGTCAACACTTCGGAGCAGCCGCTGCAGTTTCCTCGCGGCATCGGCATCGATCTCGAAGCATCGGGCGCTACCGGCGTCGGCGCCTCCATGCCAATGGACTTCGACTCTGGCGGAGCGACGACTGTCGGCATCATGTTCAGTCCCAACGGCTCGATCGAAGCCGTCTACCGCGACGGCGTCCGCCGTGAGGGGGCCGAGCAGATTTTCCTGCTCCTCGGCCTCTTTGAGAATGGCAACAACGGCTCGCAAGATCCCAACGACTACGATTTCTCCGCTGGAGCGAGCATTTCCAACGACGAGTTGACCCAACGTCGCACGCGCATCAACTGGCTGAGCGCTGATAGCCGTTGGGTGACGATCAACCGCGCCGGCCGCATCATCACGGCTGATAACAACATCAGCTTTGATCCGCGTCTTTCGCCTTACATCGACGACACTGCGCCTGCGGCTCAGCGTGCCAAGCAAATTGGCGACGCCCGCCAAGCCGCCAAGAACATGACTGCCGCCACCGGCCGCTAA
- a CDS encoding type IV pilus modification PilV family protein, whose protein sequence is MTNQLHIRRGISLLEVLISMFVLLFGLMGVAAVFPVGNHYAGKGEQFDRGSALAEAAMADLKARGYLKPENWLYAAQPTNGVVAGDYRVIQPDWIPGGSPTLNPTADYFNTTGTVGGGQAFVIDPLGEAAARNDGMIADRDIFPFAFFSDAYPTGADNDPLFSTNSQNVTWPATPLPPSTVGLAETRWPIRRLTLSSTNVPTTTVAVPNMSVAFAETIFRLHDDVTNELPKQDDRPAIQRWSAVDSNATPTPNYAADDTLLSRQYSGSYSWIATIVPTTTGGLNALQPINPQFGSELYEVSVAVLNKRELTPSAASERSIAAVMNLGNELVISAANNNTDAVDNAVDGIRAGNWIAVAGVHQGTGQFLMRWYRILSIDDESQDRMLADGSNTGNFAIRRLMLDGPEWPLNSGSNLRAILLPGVISVATQMLPMEAQ, encoded by the coding sequence ATGACCAATCAACTCCACATCCGCCGCGGCATCTCGCTCCTCGAAGTCCTGATTTCGATGTTCGTGTTGCTGTTCGGCCTGATGGGCGTCGCCGCCGTGTTCCCGGTCGGCAACCACTACGCCGGCAAGGGCGAGCAATTCGACCGCGGCTCCGCCCTCGCCGAAGCCGCCATGGCCGACCTCAAGGCCCGCGGATACCTCAAGCCGGAGAACTGGCTCTACGCTGCCCAGCCGACGAACGGCGTGGTCGCTGGCGACTATCGCGTCATTCAGCCCGACTGGATTCCCGGCGGCTCCCCGACGCTCAATCCGACTGCGGACTACTTCAACACGACCGGCACGGTCGGGGGAGGGCAGGCGTTCGTGATCGACCCGCTCGGCGAAGCTGCGGCGCGCAATGACGGTATGATCGCGGATCGCGACATTTTTCCGTTCGCGTTCTTCAGCGACGCTTACCCGACAGGCGCAGACAACGACCCGCTATTTTCGACGAACTCTCAGAACGTCACTTGGCCCGCTACCCCTCTACCGCCGTCAACCGTCGGCCTCGCCGAAACCCGTTGGCCAATCCGTCGCCTGACGCTCTCCTCGACGAATGTTCCGACGACGACCGTCGCAGTTCCCAACATGAGCGTCGCTTTCGCTGAGACGATCTTCCGCCTCCACGACGACGTCACGAACGAACTGCCCAAGCAAGACGATCGACCCGCCATCCAGCGCTGGAGCGCCGTCGATAGCAACGCGACCCCGACACCGAATTATGCAGCAGACGACACGCTGCTGTCGCGTCAGTATAGCGGCAGCTACTCCTGGATTGCGACGATCGTGCCGACGACCACCGGCGGCCTCAATGCGTTGCAGCCGATTAATCCGCAGTTCGGCAGCGAGCTCTACGAAGTTTCCGTCGCCGTCTTGAACAAGCGCGAACTGACGCCTTCGGCCGCGTCGGAGCGTTCGATCGCCGCCGTCATGAACCTGGGCAACGAACTTGTCATTTCGGCCGCCAACAACAACACGGACGCGGTCGACAACGCCGTCGACGGCATTCGCGCCGGCAACTGGATCGCCGTCGCCGGGGTCCATCAGGGGACGGGCCAGTTCCTGATGCGATGGTACCGAATCTTATCGATCGACGATGAATCTCAAGATCGCATGCTCGCCGATGGCAGTAACACCGGCAACTTCGCCATCCGCCGCTTGATGCTCGACGGCCCCGAATGGCCGTTGAATTCCGGCTCGAACCTCCGCGCCATCCTCCTCCCCGGCGTCATCAGCGTCGCCACGCAAATGCTGCCGATGGAGGCTCAATAA
- a CDS encoding dockerin type I domain-containing protein, which translates to MKRSNWRLPAILWFKRQGAAALLAAAGLAVALPLQFAQADVVGEGDYSPFGGLPLDGGVVAGDIIVGGTGFDPLFTVGRMAIDVPAFTLPLVSNNGFIGLSTDGVGEVAVSGFLSEWTIQELLSVGVEGQAYLTISGGAIVRTNFDGTVSTDADGVVGEMLGSQGFVSLTGVGSRLINTDLTVGLRGKGDISVVAGAQLITLNEAILGEESRLTSGTLAIGSGLVTVSGAGSRWTVADQLTVGDEGRGEVHVFEGGLVHVEEDITFGAQNTASATIPAVYSKAIVSGQNSLMWAEQTITVSTPLTNAQAEVYVEDRGILRADTDIVVGQQGFINLNGGTLLTPIVTSSGVIRGAGTVNGAVVNNGDIRNAASTTNPNVRERLLFTGAVTNNDNIESVGGEMEFKGNVTNNSPNGDIYGKDAILRFIGPNGLVNNSRVTLDNTIVESTVFANNAALAVQADAKSTIIGDLTLSSSSILEMDLGKDYSQLWVTGTADLGGILSLSLIPSYVPQLGDSFEILRSDTLAGSTFDAVISPGTLWNVTYPGDSVFVTYAGIAAPGTGADFNGDNIVNAADLAIWKLNFGVGLNPPPAATKAQGDANGDGVVDGSDFLLIQQQYGGPPVAIPASGGSIVGVPEPSSLVLAAAVLGLPLAARRRRK; encoded by the coding sequence ATGAAGCGTAGCAATTGGCGGCTCCCCGCGATTTTGTGGTTCAAGCGACAGGGGGCGGCGGCACTGCTGGCCGCAGCTGGGTTGGCGGTCGCGCTCCCTCTGCAGTTTGCGCAGGCAGACGTTGTTGGCGAAGGCGACTACAGCCCGTTTGGAGGCCTACCTCTCGACGGCGGAGTTGTCGCAGGAGACATCATCGTTGGCGGCACTGGCTTTGACCCGCTCTTCACGGTCGGCCGCATGGCAATCGATGTGCCGGCGTTCACGCTTCCCCTCGTCTCAAACAATGGTTTCATCGGTTTGAGTACTGACGGCGTCGGCGAAGTCGCCGTCTCCGGCTTTCTGTCGGAATGGACGATTCAAGAGCTATTGTCCGTCGGCGTCGAAGGGCAAGCGTATCTGACAATCTCCGGCGGCGCCATCGTACGAACCAACTTCGATGGAACCGTGTCGACGGACGCTGACGGCGTCGTCGGCGAGATGCTCGGGTCGCAAGGCTTCGTCTCGCTGACCGGCGTCGGTTCTAGGCTCATCAATACGGATCTGACGGTCGGGTTACGCGGGAAGGGCGATATCTCCGTCGTCGCCGGCGCGCAGCTGATTACTCTCAACGAGGCGATTCTTGGCGAAGAGTCGCGACTGACGAGCGGCACGCTCGCCATCGGTTCCGGATTGGTGACCGTCTCCGGCGCTGGTTCGCGCTGGACCGTCGCAGATCAGTTGACGGTTGGCGACGAAGGACGCGGCGAAGTCCATGTCTTCGAAGGCGGCCTGGTGCACGTCGAAGAAGATATCACGTTCGGCGCACAGAACACTGCGTCCGCGACGATCCCGGCGGTCTATTCAAAGGCAATCGTTTCTGGCCAAAACTCGCTGATGTGGGCGGAGCAAACGATTACCGTTTCCACTCCGCTGACAAATGCTCAAGCGGAAGTCTACGTTGAAGATCGGGGCATCCTCCGCGCCGACACTGATATCGTTGTCGGCCAGCAAGGGTTCATTAACCTCAATGGCGGGACGTTGCTGACGCCTATAGTGACGTCGTCTGGCGTTATTCGCGGCGCTGGTACCGTCAATGGCGCCGTGGTCAACAACGGCGACATCCGCAACGCGGCTTCAACGACCAACCCGAACGTTCGCGAACGCCTTCTCTTCACCGGCGCCGTCACGAACAACGATAACATCGAGTCGGTCGGCGGCGAGATGGAGTTCAAAGGCAACGTCACCAACAATTCGCCGAACGGCGATATTTACGGCAAGGATGCGATCCTCCGTTTCATCGGCCCCAACGGCCTCGTCAATAATAGCCGTGTGACGCTCGACAACACCATCGTCGAGTCGACCGTCTTCGCCAACAATGCCGCACTCGCCGTGCAAGCCGACGCCAAGTCGACCATCATCGGCGATCTCACGTTGAGCAGTTCCAGCATCCTTGAGATGGACCTCGGCAAAGATTACAGCCAACTCTGGGTGACCGGCACGGCCGACCTCGGCGGCATCTTATCGCTGTCGCTGATCCCGAGCTACGTTCCGCAACTCGGCGACTCGTTCGAGATCCTTCGCAGCGATACGCTGGCAGGCTCCACCTTTGATGCGGTGATTAGCCCCGGCACGTTGTGGAACGTCACCTACCCGGGCGACAGCGTCTTCGTGACGTACGCCGGCATCGCGGCCCCGGGCACTGGCGCCGACTTCAACGGCGACAACATCGTCAACGCGGCCGACCTCGCCATTTGGAAGCTGAACTTTGGCGTCGGCCTGAACCCTCCGCCAGCCGCGACGAAGGCGCAAGGCGACGCGAATGGCGACGGCGTCGTCGACGGCTCCGACTTCCTGCTGATTCAGCAGCAATACGGCGGCCCGCCAGTCGCGATTCCCGCTTCGGGCGGTTCGATCGTCGGCGTGCCGGAACCGAGTTCGCTGGTGCTCGCCGCCGCCGTGCTCGGCTTGCCGCTGGCCGCTCGCCGTCGCCGCAAGTAA
- a CDS encoding TlpA family protein disulfide reductase yields the protein MEKRASFGDSFGVILLIIAIVGGVWMLRGVSSPSSDLKVGTPMPPLGVEGWLNVPEDFAFEPAGKVVVVDLWATWCGPCRAEIPRLAKVVERYQPLGVQFVGLTDESKRDVQLIKEFVAARPEFTWPVGWGAREFFDALPIEGIPTVIVFGRDGKLRWSAVGSGQTGLEAALDAALAEAG from the coding sequence ATGGAAAAGCGTGCAAGCTTCGGCGATTCGTTCGGCGTTATTCTGTTGATCATTGCGATTGTCGGCGGCGTCTGGATGCTGCGCGGCGTCTCAAGCCCGAGCTCCGATCTCAAAGTCGGCACGCCGATGCCGCCGCTCGGCGTCGAAGGTTGGTTGAACGTCCCCGAGGATTTCGCGTTCGAGCCTGCCGGCAAAGTGGTCGTCGTCGACCTCTGGGCGACTTGGTGCGGGCCGTGCCGTGCGGAAATTCCGCGGCTCGCGAAGGTCGTTGAGAGGTACCAGCCCCTCGGCGTTCAGTTCGTCGGCTTGACTGACGAATCAAAACGCGACGTGCAGCTGATCAAAGAATTCGTGGCCGCACGGCCGGAGTTCACCTGGCCGGTCGGCTGGGGCGCGAGGGAGTTCTTCGACGCATTGCCGATCGAAGGCATCCCGACCGTGATCGTCTTCGGTCGCGACGGCAAGCTGCGCTGGTCGGCCGTCGGTTCTGGGCAGACGGGGCTAGAGGCCGCGCTCGATGCCGCCCTCGCCGAGGCTGGTTGA
- a CDS encoding transglutaminase-like domain-containing protein, with the protein MSIRTAPLPCRLFAAALTFAAAPAMLHAADDTQQAADTAAADVIIADDKSDAASDEAKNAEPSAGQPTYGAPVTRRMRIGARVEAKGGEVQNIYIMVAAPLSCPEQRVEIIEEEYPTDLGTVDFRTLPDDKRSKPGANQMLISIPQLPARQTANAVVTYEIQTDHVYAPTETAGLRIPPKTPSDLKLFVKSSPFIEVNDREIRDAVAEALEKRVTLGDKLAADSNAIRSANLSVAPAASVAADAVDDKDAKKKAAKEKPKPKTKEELAELEAKIDELTDWQKVEALYDFVRTKVKYLDGAEDMPATKALEDGEADCYGLSALFVAMARTMKVPARMVWVDNHQYAEFYLEDEEGKGYWYPAQLAGTRAFGEMPLPMVIFQKGDNFRVPERRRERLRYATDYTTLKASGKHKPRVVYVREPLTN; encoded by the coding sequence GTGTCAATTCGCACCGCTCCCCTGCCCTGCCGTTTGTTCGCCGCCGCTCTCACATTCGCTGCGGCGCCGGCCATGCTGCACGCTGCTGATGATACGCAGCAAGCGGCGGATACGGCCGCGGCCGACGTGATTATTGCTGACGATAAATCGGACGCGGCAAGCGACGAGGCCAAGAACGCTGAGCCAAGCGCTGGCCAGCCGACCTATGGTGCGCCCGTCACGCGGCGGATGCGGATCGGCGCACGCGTCGAGGCCAAGGGGGGCGAGGTTCAGAACATTTACATCATGGTCGCGGCGCCGCTCTCTTGTCCTGAGCAGCGCGTGGAGATCATCGAAGAAGAGTATCCCACCGACCTCGGAACGGTGGACTTCCGCACGCTGCCGGACGACAAGCGGTCGAAGCCGGGCGCGAACCAGATGTTGATTTCGATCCCGCAGCTGCCCGCACGGCAAACGGCCAATGCGGTGGTGACGTACGAAATCCAAACCGATCACGTCTACGCTCCGACGGAAACGGCCGGGCTGCGGATTCCGCCCAAGACGCCGAGCGATTTGAAGCTGTTCGTGAAGTCGAGCCCGTTCATCGAAGTGAACGACCGCGAGATTCGCGATGCGGTTGCCGAAGCGCTGGAAAAGCGCGTTACGTTGGGCGACAAGCTGGCGGCAGATTCGAATGCGATTCGAAGCGCCAATCTTTCCGTCGCGCCAGCCGCATCGGTCGCAGCCGACGCAGTGGACGATAAAGACGCCAAGAAAAAAGCGGCAAAAGAAAAGCCGAAGCCGAAGACCAAGGAAGAGTTGGCGGAGCTTGAAGCCAAGATCGACGAGCTGACCGACTGGCAAAAAGTTGAAGCGCTCTACGACTTCGTCCGCACGAAGGTGAAGTACCTCGACGGCGCCGAGGATATGCCGGCGACGAAAGCCCTCGAAGACGGCGAAGCCGATTGCTATGGACTGTCGGCGCTCTTTGTCGCGATGGCCCGCACAATGAAGGTTCCGGCCCGCATGGTGTGGGTCGACAATCATCAGTACGCCGAGTTCTATCTGGAAGACGAGGAAGGCAAAGGCTACTGGTATCCTGCTCAGCTCGCGGGGACGCGGGCCTTCGGCGAGATGCCGTTGCCGATGGTGATCTTCCAGAAGGGAGACAACTTCCGCGTTCCCGAGCGACGTCGCGAGCGGCTGCGGTATGCGACTGATTACACGACGCTGAAGGCTTCGGGGAAGCACAAGCCTCGCGTGGTGTATGTGCGCGAGCCGCTGACGAATTAG
- a CDS encoding aminotransferase class IV, which yields MNLSQAYLSGEWIPLQNALIPLSDVGFGLGVVVVERLRTFAGQPFRVEEHLKRLHRSLEIVGWNAAAIVDEVRAAVAAFPDVNAELMAPGDDWYVAIFVTPGDSPAATQPRIGVHGGPLPFAGWADKFDTGVDTVITDVRQTPANCWPPELKCRSRMHYYLADQEAARRQPGARAVLLDQQGFIGEASTANVVACYANRGLVTPRIDGVLPGISQQVLFELADAAGISHTEADLTPAEFARADELFITSTSICLQPIVRVDGQPIGNAQPGPVYKKFLAAWSEKVGVDIAAQARQFAAR from the coding sequence ATGAACCTCAGCCAAGCCTACCTTAGCGGCGAGTGGATCCCGCTGCAAAACGCCCTCATTCCGCTCAGCGACGTCGGCTTCGGCCTTGGCGTCGTCGTCGTCGAACGCCTCCGCACGTTCGCCGGCCAGCCCTTCCGCGTCGAAGAGCATCTCAAGCGTCTCCACCGCTCGCTCGAAATCGTCGGGTGGAATGCCGCCGCGATCGTCGACGAAGTTCGCGCGGCTGTGGCTGCATTTCCCGACGTGAACGCCGAATTGATGGCGCCCGGCGATGATTGGTATGTTGCGATCTTCGTCACGCCCGGCGATTCCCCCGCCGCCACGCAGCCGCGCATCGGCGTCCACGGCGGCCCGCTGCCGTTCGCCGGCTGGGCCGACAAGTTTGATACCGGCGTCGACACCGTCATCACCGACGTCCGCCAAACGCCCGCCAACTGCTGGCCGCCGGAACTCAAGTGCCGCAGCCGCATGCACTACTATCTCGCCGACCAAGAAGCCGCCCGCCGGCAACCTGGCGCACGCGCCGTCCTCCTTGACCAACAAGGTTTCATCGGCGAAGCGTCGACCGCCAACGTCGTCGCCTGCTACGCCAACCGCGGCCTCGTCACCCCTCGCATCGACGGCGTCCTCCCCGGCATCAGCCAGCAGGTGCTATTCGAACTCGCCGACGCGGCCGGCATTTCCCACACCGAAGCCGACCTAACGCCCGCCGAGTTCGCACGCGCCGACGAGCTCTTCATCACCAGCACCTCGATCTGCCTGCAACCGATCGTCCGCGTCGATGGCCAACCCATCGGCAACGCCCAACCCGGCCCCGTCTACAAAAAATTCCTCGCCGCCTGGAGCGAGAAGGTCGGCGTCGACATCGCCGCCCAGGCACGGCAATTCGCGGCGAGATAA
- the ffh gene encoding signal recognition particle protein, giving the protein MFEALQDGLSSAFKTLRGQGKLSESNMRDGLKLVERSLLEADVSFAVVRDFMKRVNDEAVGEAVLKSLNPSQQVVGVVYQALVDFMGPVDHSLHLKGKGELTTIMMCGLQGSGKTTTTGKLGRQLKAAGRMPLMVACDLQRPGAIDQLHILGEQLEVPVFSDRTQKDPVAVTKAAQAHAKKIGADVLLLDTAGRLHVDEALMEELKRVDRQAMPDQVLLVIDSMTGQDAVNSAQAFNDALELDGVILTKLDGDARGGAALSVKHVTGVPIKYIGVGEHLDALEEFHPDRMAGRILGQGDILTLVEKAQREFDQDEMARQEERLRKGEFTLDDFRKQMSQISRLGPLQKIMGMIPGMGGLMKHLDNVDAEQGMRRMLGIVDSMTAEEKRNPSKVIDQNRRRRIAAGSGVQPHEVNELVKQFDAMSQVMTAMAGKGARDRMKMVRDLQNGAMANPGGQLTRQKQASGKRLSPQEKAKQKKQREKEMRKRRRDEKGGNKE; this is encoded by the coding sequence ATGTTCGAAGCCCTCCAAGACGGTCTCTCCAGCGCCTTCAAAACCCTCCGCGGGCAGGGGAAGCTCTCCGAATCGAACATGCGCGACGGGCTGAAGCTCGTCGAACGCTCGCTCCTCGAAGCCGACGTCAGCTTCGCGGTCGTCCGCGACTTCATGAAGCGCGTCAACGACGAGGCGGTCGGCGAGGCGGTGCTCAAGTCGCTCAACCCGAGCCAGCAGGTCGTCGGCGTCGTCTACCAGGCCCTCGTCGACTTCATGGGTCCGGTCGATCACTCGCTCCACCTCAAGGGGAAAGGCGAGCTGACGACGATCATGATGTGCGGTCTGCAGGGCTCCGGCAAAACGACGACTACCGGCAAGCTCGGCCGCCAGCTCAAGGCCGCGGGCCGTATGCCGTTGATGGTCGCGTGCGACTTGCAGCGTCCCGGCGCCATCGACCAGCTCCACATTCTCGGCGAGCAGCTCGAAGTCCCGGTTTTTTCCGATCGGACGCAAAAGGATCCCGTCGCGGTTACGAAGGCCGCGCAGGCCCACGCGAAGAAGATCGGCGCCGACGTCCTGCTGCTCGATACGGCCGGCCGACTCCATGTCGACGAAGCTCTCATGGAAGAGCTCAAGCGGGTCGACCGCCAGGCGATGCCCGACCAAGTGCTGCTCGTCATCGACAGCATGACCGGCCAAGACGCGGTGAACAGCGCCCAGGCGTTTAACGACGCGCTCGAACTCGACGGCGTCATTCTCACGAAGCTCGACGGCGACGCCCGCGGCGGCGCCGCCCTCTCGGTGAAGCATGTCACCGGCGTGCCGATCAAGTACATCGGCGTCGGAGAGCACCTCGACGCCCTCGAAGAATTCCATCCCGACCGGATGGCCGGTCGGATCCTGGGACAGGGCGATATTCTCACGCTCGTCGAAAAGGCGCAGCGCGAGTTCGACCAGGACGAGATGGCCCGTCAGGAAGAGCGGCTGCGGAAGGGCGAGTTCACTCTCGACGACTTCCGCAAGCAAATGAGCCAGATCAGTCGGCTCGGCCCGCTGCAAAAGATCATGGGCATGATCCCTGGCATGGGCGGCCTGATGAAGCATCTCGACAACGTCGACGCCGAGCAGGGCATGCGGCGGATGCTCGGCATCGTCGACTCGATGACGGCCGAAGAAAAGCGAAATCCCTCGAAGGTGATCGACCAGAACCGCCGCCGCCGTATCGCCGCGGGTTCCGGCGTTCAGCCGCACGAGGTGAACGAACTGGTCAAGCAGTTCGACGCCATGTCCCAGGTGATGACCGCCATGGCGGGCAAGGGCGCTCGCGACCGCATGAAAATGGTCCGCGACCTGCAAAACGGCGCCATGGCCAACCCTGGCGGCCAATTGACCCGGCAAAAGCAGGCTTCGGGCAAGCGGTTGAGCCCGCAGGAGAAGGCGAAACAGAAAAAACAGCGGGAAAAAGAGATGCGTAAGCGTCGCCGCGACGAAAAAGGGGGGAACAAGGAGTAA
- the rpsP gene encoding 30S ribosomal protein S16: protein MAVCIRMKKMGRTHRAFFRICATDKRAPRDGRVLEELGTYDPSVPDTDARALFNQERVAHWLSVGAQPSEKVAVLIKKYGPNGTHLEQQTKALEKLKGPKTVPDAGPAAPSRKKLAEEAAAKAAEEAAAAKAAEEAAAAAEAPAAEEAPAESAEG, encoded by the coding sequence GTGGCGGTATGCATCCGCATGAAGAAGATGGGCCGCACCCATCGCGCCTTCTTTCGCATTTGTGCGACCGACAAGCGCGCCCCGCGCGACGGTCGCGTCCTGGAAGAGTTGGGCACTTACGACCCGTCGGTTCCTGATACCGACGCGCGGGCGTTGTTCAACCAAGAGCGAGTCGCCCACTGGCTGAGCGTTGGCGCCCAGCCGAGCGAGAAGGTCGCTGTCCTGATCAAGAAGTACGGCCCGAACGGCACGCACCTCGAACAGCAAACGAAGGCTCTCGAGAAGCTGAAGGGCCCGAAGACGGTTCCGGATGCCGGCCCCGCCGCTCCGTCGCGCAAGAAGTTGGCTGAAGAAGCTGCCGCCAAGGCCGCTGAAGAAGCCGCTGCGGCGAAGGCTGCCGAAGAAGCGGCCGCTGCCGCTGAAGCTCCGGCTGCTGAAGAGGCTCCGGCCGAATCGGCTGAAGGTTAA